A region from the Bacillus sp. Marseille-P3661 genome encodes:
- a CDS encoding carbohydrate ABC transporter permease has translation MKVKKKWILIFLLPTVLFYCAIYLIPMGITIISSFSSWNGYESMKFIGLENYLELFLKDSTFKTALLNTILWAAMAAFIQVPLGVLVAFIIHKKPFGWKFVRTVFLIPNIIAIAAWAVIYAFIFNPGVGLLNGLIQFLGFTDFSHNWLYDSKTAFLSIGATWVFFAGIITLITLAELSSISPSIHEAAKIDGASDWQIDWYINLPMLKNIIGTGVILAVTSVLKKFEVIYLTTRGGPGDSTTNLTLMIYNEVSSLYRYGYGNAIGVIQLILGIILIIIISKAFRMNRGAYE, from the coding sequence ATGAAGGTCAAAAAGAAATGGATTTTAATCTTTTTATTACCAACTGTGTTATTTTATTGTGCTATTTACTTAATTCCAATGGGGATTACAATTATATCCAGTTTCTCATCGTGGAATGGTTATGAATCTATGAAATTTATAGGTCTAGAAAATTATTTGGAATTGTTTTTAAAAGACTCTACATTTAAAACAGCCTTACTTAATACCATTTTGTGGGCTGCAATGGCTGCCTTTATTCAAGTTCCTTTAGGAGTTTTAGTTGCATTTATTATTCATAAAAAACCATTTGGATGGAAATTCGTACGAACAGTCTTTTTGATTCCCAATATTATCGCGATAGCTGCATGGGCGGTTATTTATGCTTTTATATTTAATCCAGGAGTCGGACTACTAAACGGCCTAATTCAATTTTTGGGATTCACAGATTTCTCGCATAATTGGTTATATGACTCTAAAACCGCATTTTTATCTATAGGCGCTACTTGGGTGTTTTTTGCCGGTATTATTACATTGATAACTTTAGCTGAATTATCTTCTATTTCACCTTCAATACATGAAGCAGCAAAAATTGATGGAGCCAGTGACTGGCAAATCGATTGGTATATTAATTTACCCATGTTAAAAAACATAATAGGAACTGGAGTAATATTAGCAGTGACCTCAGTGTTGAAAAAATTTGAAGTAATCTATTTGACTACTAGAGGTGGACCAGGAGATAGTACAACAAATTTGACACTTATGATATATAACGAAGTTTCTTCTTTATATAGGTACGGTTATGGGAATGCAATAGGCGTTATTCAGCTAATTTTAGGAATAATCTTAATCATAATAATATCAAAAGCGTTCAGAATGAACAGGGGTGCTTATGAATAA
- a CDS encoding ABC transporter substrate-binding protein, producing the protein MKIHKNIFAFVLLIFVVILSGCTSSESSNESQNNKDDEAVKILFPTHYVGTHPVAPYIAGVVNQFNEKYKGQYEVVIEEVPGDDGYVQKLKLWNATDNFPPIILLGRDASTAKVIIENDKILDLKPFIEASPEWKSTVTDDSLKYNTVNGKVVGAPAISDRYIAMFYNKEYFEKAGIDQFPTTWEEFWDACQKLQAAGITPVSLNTQGDGWTTGLIHEAMIASKPGGLEFLSQKFPTNFENDFFIETSKDIAKLFSYSTTDAIGADVNMSLNNFISGKTAMVANGPWFIAQMSDPKSAPEGFVDKVGVALFPGDTVVSLDGSLYGYAITKGHPEEVVEGAAEFLKFESSPEIQKQKMIMLGGIAPNVELSDEEIAKLSRLDTELRELVNSQMKQALPLYQTNWATSVIHEAIPKQLPQLVLGEITAEEYAKILEEAAKKFEQSTSGE; encoded by the coding sequence ATGAAAATTCACAAGAATATATTTGCTTTTGTTTTACTTATTTTTGTTGTTATTTTATCAGGATGTACTTCCAGTGAGAGTTCTAATGAGAGTCAAAATAATAAGGATGACGAAGCTGTTAAGATATTATTCCCAACACATTATGTAGGTACTCACCCAGTTGCACCATATATAGCAGGTGTAGTAAATCAATTTAATGAAAAATATAAAGGTCAATATGAAGTAGTGATTGAAGAAGTTCCAGGTGATGATGGATATGTTCAGAAATTAAAATTATGGAATGCAACTGATAATTTCCCACCCATTATCCTGTTGGGAAGGGATGCTTCTACAGCTAAAGTTATAATAGAAAATGATAAAATTCTTGATTTGAAACCTTTTATAGAAGCTTCTCCTGAATGGAAGTCTACGGTGACGGACGATTCACTTAAGTACAATACAGTGAACGGTAAGGTTGTGGGAGCACCAGCTATTAGTGATAGATATATCGCAATGTTTTATAACAAAGAGTATTTTGAAAAAGCAGGTATTGATCAGTTTCCAACCACATGGGAAGAGTTTTGGGATGCATGTCAAAAATTGCAAGCAGCAGGAATTACACCAGTATCTCTAAATACACAAGGTGATGGGTGGACTACAGGATTGATCCATGAGGCTATGATTGCATCGAAACCTGGCGGACTTGAATTTTTGAGTCAAAAATTCCCTACAAATTTTGAAAACGATTTCTTTATTGAAACATCTAAGGATATTGCAAAACTTTTCAGTTATTCAACGACAGATGCTATAGGAGCTGATGTCAACATGTCTTTAAATAACTTTATTAGTGGCAAAACAGCTATGGTAGCAAACGGACCTTGGTTTATTGCGCAGATGAGTGATCCGAAGTCTGCTCCTGAGGGCTTTGTTGATAAGGTCGGTGTAGCACTATTCCCTGGAGATACGGTAGTTTCATTAGACGGCTCTCTCTATGGTTATGCGATCACTAAAGGTCATCCGGAAGAAGTGGTAGAAGGAGCGGCTGAATTTTTAAAATTTGAATCTTCTCCAGAAATTCAAAAACAAAAAATGATTATGCTTGGAGGAATAGCCCCTAATGTAGAATTAAGCGATGAAGAAATAGCTAAACTTAGTAGGTTAGATACTGAGCTACGTGAATTGGTTAATAGCCAAATGAAACAAGCTCTTCCGCTATACCAAACAAACTGGGCTACTTCTGTTATACATGAAGCAATTCCAAAGCAACTTCCGCAACTTGTACTTGGAGAGATAACAGCAGAAGAATATGCAAAAATCTTAGAAGAAGCAGCGAAAAAATTCGAACAAAGTACTAGTGGAGAATGA
- a CDS encoding cache domain-containing sensor histidine kinase has protein sequence MNIETVCSIAKRIRQLFVNLPIRFKFVILIVPIVILPLLSVSIAIHVILGNYLTKQSIAHLHTDIEKIDIQFQKFIEKTEKMSINIITSGAIQALGDYPNTDWNQNHSIVSVMRNMKNDDIDSIFFIDSRDKIYTLPYENHHDISIDEVALNKQLAGTSGKMVWWYDKDILTNQKDKSFVYAARVVNHLDYNRKLGILIFRIKLEDINEVFSDVIKERKKYYFLADKSNHPILTSETPRFIHKIFDSDHSHMLTIDQRGVYSQDVGGVESLVLVEVINGLEWKISGIIPDEYVSAPARQIQRFIILVSLFSMLVATVLALIFAFSFTNPIEKLIIHIRKIKNKGFNLEIDLKRKDEIGELADNYNQMSREIKTLIENIKIEQENAREAELRMLIEQINPHFLYNTLDNINMLALRSGDERISLLITSLSKLLRHSLNKGDSLVSLYDELDYARRYLLIQKMRHGQLFNFQVDFPDESLRNIKVMKLILQPLIENSIIHGFKDFNEGGIIRVHAYLEKEELVLEVEDNGRGVSEKYLELMNVGKFEKNTSTGGGYGLNNVNLRIKKKYGDAYNLKFRNLKPQGFLCRIRIPLKFLNEI, from the coding sequence ATGAATATAGAAACCGTATGTAGTATAGCAAAAAGAATCCGCCAATTGTTCGTAAATTTACCGATACGTTTTAAATTTGTTATATTAATTGTTCCGATTGTTATTTTACCACTTTTAAGTGTTAGCATAGCGATACATGTTATTTTAGGAAATTATTTGACAAAACAGAGTATAGCACATCTACATACTGACATAGAGAAAATAGATATTCAGTTTCAGAAGTTTATCGAAAAAACTGAAAAAATGAGTATTAATATTATTACTAGTGGTGCAATCCAAGCATTAGGAGACTATCCAAATACTGATTGGAATCAAAATCATTCAATTGTTTCAGTTATGAGAAACATGAAAAACGATGATATTGATTCTATTTTTTTTATTGATAGTAGAGATAAGATTTACACCCTTCCCTATGAAAATCATCATGATATTAGTATTGATGAGGTTGCGCTAAATAAACAATTAGCTGGTACTTCTGGAAAAATGGTTTGGTGGTATGACAAGGATATATTAACAAATCAAAAGGATAAATCATTTGTATATGCTGCTCGTGTTGTAAATCATCTCGATTACAACAGAAAACTTGGAATATTAATTTTTAGGATAAAACTAGAAGATATTAATGAAGTATTTTCAGATGTAATTAAGGAAAGGAAAAAGTATTATTTTCTAGCAGATAAAAGTAACCACCCCATCCTTACTTCTGAAACTCCGAGATTTATCCATAAGATTTTTGATAGTGATCATTCACATATGTTAACCATAGATCAGAGAGGTGTTTATAGCCAAGATGTAGGAGGGGTTGAATCTTTGGTTTTGGTTGAAGTTATTAATGGGTTAGAATGGAAAATCTCCGGCATAATACCTGATGAGTATGTTTCAGCTCCAGCTCGACAAATTCAGCGATTTATCATACTAGTCTCATTATTTTCAATGCTAGTTGCTACAGTTTTGGCATTGATATTTGCCTTTAGCTTTACCAATCCGATAGAGAAATTAATCATACATATAAGAAAAATTAAGAATAAAGGTTTTAATTTAGAAATTGATTTAAAAAGAAAAGACGAGATCGGAGAGCTAGCGGATAATTATAATCAAATGTCTAGAGAAATTAAAACATTAATTGAGAATATTAAAATTGAACAGGAAAATGCAAGAGAGGCCGAGTTAAGAATGCTAATTGAGCAGATTAATCCCCATTTTCTTTATAATACGCTTGATAATATTAATATGCTTGCATTACGTTCTGGTGATGAGCGTATTAGTTTGTTGATAACATCATTATCAAAATTACTGCGTCACAGTTTAAATAAGGGAGATTCTCTAGTTAGTCTTTATGATGAACTAGATTATGCTCGACGATACTTGTTGATACAAAAAATGCGACACGGTCAATTATTTAATTTTCAAGTAGATTTTCCAGATGAATCACTTAGAAACATAAAGGTCATGAAGTTAATTCTTCAACCTTTAATTGAAAATTCAATAATACATGGATTCAAAGATTTCAATGAAGGTGGCATTATTAGAGTCCATGCATACTTAGAAAAGGAAGAGCTTGTTTTAGAAGTAGAGGACAATGGCAGAGGAGTGTCTGAAAAATATTTGGAATTGATGAATGTAGGGAAGTTTGAAAAAAATACAAGTACAGGCGGTGGATACGGATTAAATAATGTAAATCTCCGTATTAAAAAGAAATATGGGGATGCATATAATTTGAAATTTAGGAACCTTAAACCTCAAGGATTTTTATGTAGAATACGAATTCCTCTAAAATTTTTGAATGAAATCTAA